In one window of Vanessa atalanta chromosome 10, ilVanAtal1.2, whole genome shotgun sequence DNA:
- the LOC125066968 gene encoding uncharacterized protein LOC125066968 has product MGFLIYFAIIGIQFTSTLVSGSIPLTCLLQNHSFPNVFGRNTNVTSPNFRFNILKEEAITLDKDGWLFDTTNLEYQGLDDAILEDFGFNFNSNVSQISFRTDMVITHPYKTSGSLFSIPISGEGFSNVNIKNVQFGLIMPFDIKEENGKKFIELKGFDYWYDVRDNVAFNFSNLYYGNKELSDSMHFLINQNWKFMTTQFGKIFMDPVADRFYNTFKDYMLSMPLRDFNSC; this is encoded by the exons AtgggttttttaatatattttgcaattattgGAATTCAATTTACAAGTACATTAGTATCAG GATCAATACCATTAACATGTTTGCTTCAAAACCATAGTTTTCCGAACGTTTTTGGTAGAAATACTAATGTTACATCTCCTAATTTTCGCTTTAATATTCTAAAAGAGGAAGCAATTACTTTAGACAAGGATGGTTGGTTATTTGACACAACAAATTTAGAGTACCAAGGACTAGACGACGCAATTTTAGAAGACTTTGG ATTTAACTTTAACTCAAACGTTTCGCAAATATCTTTTCGCACGGATATGGTGATCACGCATCCTTACAAGACGAGTGGTTCATTATTTTCTATACCAATTAGTGGTGAAGGTTTCTCTAATGTAAACATAA AGAATGTACAATTTGGTTTGATAATGCCGTTTGATATTAAAGAAGAAAATGGTAAAAAGTTTATTGAATTGAAGGGATTTGATTACTGGTACGATGTAAGGGATAATGTTGCGTTCAATTTTTCGAATCTTTATTATGGAAATAAGGAATTAA GTGATTCGATGCATTTCCTTATTAATCAGAATTGGAAATTTATGACGACACAATTTGGCAAGATTTTTATGGACCCGGTCGCTGACAGGTTTTATAACACGTTCAAAGACTACATGCTCTCGATGCCTCTGAGGGATTTCAATAGttgttag